A genomic window from Vigna radiata var. radiata cultivar VC1973A chromosome 2, Vradiata_ver6, whole genome shotgun sequence includes:
- the LOC106755577 gene encoding protein LOW PSII ACCUMULATION 2, chloroplastic: MKMLLQTRFLSSVQHTFLVFSPILIKPTFRITVRSQKPSSESSSDDDSAPKGFGLSDTATAANSKKKQKQKQKGQRERASVIRRTPLEKPAFVSEEQKGKAKEEGKNESAFLLAMLGFGIVIFIEGIGLAASGFLPQQWDQFFVKYLYPSFTPTVLLFVAGTVGYGVLKYLQNEKITEQK; encoded by the exons ATGAAGATGTTGCTGCAAACGCGATTCCTCTCTTCTGTTCAACACACCTTCCTCGTCTTCTCTCCCATTCTCATCAAACCTACCTTCAGAATCACTGTTAGATCCCAAAAACCTTCTTCTGAATCTTCTTCAGACGATGATTCCGCTCCGAAGGGGTTCGGCTTATCGGACACTGCTACCGCTgcaaacagtaaaaagaaacaGAAGCAGAAACAGAAGGGGCAGAGAGAAAGGGCCTCCGTAATTCGGCGAACTCCGCTTGAAAAACCAGCTTTTGTTTCGGAGGAACAAAAGGGTAAGGCCAAGGAAGAGGGAAAGAACGAAAGCGCTTTTCTTCTTGCAATGCTCGGTTTTGGCATCGTCATTTTCATTGAGGGCATTGGTCTTGCAGCATCTG GGTTCCTACCGCAACAGTGGGACCAGTTTTTTGTAAAGTATCTGTATCCATCGTTTACCCCTACAGTTTTATTATTTGTGGCCGGAACAGTTGGATATGGAGTGTTGAAGTATTTGCAGAATGAAAAAATCACAGAGCAGAAATAA
- the LOC106755604 gene encoding signal recognition particle 14 kDa protein, with protein MVHLQLDPFLNELTSMFERSTEKGSVWVTLKRSSLKSKLQRDKLRTAGEAIEYRCLIRATDGKKTISTSVGPKDHQRFQASYATILKAHMTALKKRERKDKKKPAEADKREGSSKRSKKS; from the exons ATG GTTCATCTGCAGCTAGATCCGTTTCTCAATGAGCTCACAAGCATGTTTGAGCGCAGCACCGAGAAGGGCTCCGTTTGGGTCACTCTTAAACGAT CTTCTTTGAAATCTAAGCTGCAAAGGGATAAACTGAGGACAGCTGGGGAAGCAATTGAGTATAGATGCCTTATACGTGCCACTGATGGGAAAAAGACAATATCTACTTCG GTTGGACCGAAGGATCACCAACGCTTTCAAGCTTCTTATGCAACTATATTGAAGGCCCACATGACTGCTctaaagaagagagaaaggaaagacAAAAAGAAGCCTGCAGAAGCTGATAAAAGAGAAGGGAGTTCGAAGAGATCGAAGAAGTCTTAA